One genomic window of Struthio camelus isolate bStrCam1 chromosome 1, bStrCam1.hap1, whole genome shotgun sequence includes the following:
- the PDCL3 gene encoding phosducin-like protein 3, with protein MQDPNEDTEWNDVLRKKGILPPKEDLKEREQAKEDEQLRILQQKSLVKTYEDMTLEELEENEDEFNEEDEKAIEMYRQQRLAEMKAAQMKNKFGEVLEISGKDYVQEVTKAGKGIWVVLHLYKQGIPLCALINQHMSGLARKFKDVKFIKAISTTCIPNYPDKNLPTIFVYLEGDIKAQFIGPLVFGGMNLTRDELEWKIAESGAIKTDLEENPRKQIQDQLMSSVRMCAPTRGDSDSEDD; from the exons ATGCAG GACCCAAATGAAGACACAGAGTGGAATGACGTCTTGCGCAAAAAAGGTATCCTTCCTCCAAAGGAAGACCTAAAAGAACGAGAGCAGGCAAAGGAAGATGAGCAGCTTCGGATCCTGCAGCAGAAGTCTCTCG TGAAAACTTATGAGGACATGACTCTGGAAGagctagaagaaaatgaagatgagtTTAATGAGGAAGATGAAAAAGCTATCGAAATGTACAG GCAGCAGAGGTTAGCAGAAATGAAAGCAGCTCAAATGAAGAATAAATTTGGGGAAGTTCTGGAAATTTCGGGAAAAGATTACGTTCAAGAGGTTACCAAAGCTGGAAAAGGTATATGGGTAGTTCTGCACCTTTACAAACAagg AATTCCACTCTGTGCCTTAATAAATCAACATATGAGTGGGCTTGCAAGGAAGTTCAAAGATGTGAAATTTATCAAAGCGATCTCTACCACCTGCATACCCAACTACCCTGATAAGAACCTGCCTACGATATTCGTCTACCTCGAGGGAGACATCAAAGCCCAGTTCATCGGGCCCTTGGTGTTTGGCGGCATGAACTTGACAAGAGATG AATTGGAGTGGAAGATTGCAGAGTCAGGTGCCATCAAGACAGACCTTGAGGAAAATCCTAGGAAGCAGATCCAGGACCAGCTCATGTCCTCAGTCAGGATGTGTGCCCCAACTAGGGGGGACAGTGACTCAGAAGATGATTAA